A genomic region of uncultured Roseibium sp. contains the following coding sequences:
- a CDS encoding transporter substrate-binding domain-containing protein, with product MKLNRRTVLTFTGATLASTLVAGRMPALAAGSLDDIKERGKLRVGVTQAPPWYSKDPATGEWSSGVGVSAGKAMAEALGVEFEPVEVTWGTAVAALQSNKIDVMFVLDATEERKKAASFPDNPLLYYSLAVLAKDDVPVTSWEDLNKPEIKIAVPQATSMDKFLSENVGNADIQRFPGNTEAIAAFQSGRVDAVCLFHPPLIAARQKLGRGKIVVPSPVKSNPTSAAVRKGDTDFVAFVDGQLADYYQSGQIQTWYEEFLSGFGLDPKSAPPIIKELL from the coding sequence ATGAAACTGAACCGTCGAACAGTTCTGACCTTCACGGGAGCCACGTTGGCTTCGACGCTGGTCGCAGGCAGAATGCCGGCGCTTGCCGCCGGATCCCTGGATGACATCAAGGAGCGCGGCAAGCTGCGCGTGGGTGTGACTCAGGCGCCGCCATGGTATTCAAAAGATCCGGCAACAGGCGAATGGTCATCGGGTGTCGGGGTTTCCGCCGGCAAGGCAATGGCAGAGGCGCTTGGTGTCGAATTCGAACCTGTCGAAGTCACGTGGGGGACCGCGGTCGCCGCGCTGCAGAGCAACAAGATCGACGTCATGTTCGTTCTGGACGCGACGGAAGAACGCAAGAAAGCTGCAAGCTTCCCGGACAATCCGCTGCTTTACTATTCGCTCGCGGTTCTCGCCAAGGACGACGTTCCGGTCACCTCCTGGGAAGATCTCAACAAACCGGAGATCAAGATCGCCGTGCCGCAAGCGACCAGCATGGACAAGTTTCTGAGCGAAAATGTCGGCAATGCGGACATCCAGCGTTTCCCGGGCAACACCGAGGCAATCGCGGCGTTCCAGTCCGGGCGCGTCGACGCGGTCTGCCTGTTCCACCCGCCGCTGATCGCAGCGCGCCAAAAGCTCGGCCGCGGCAAGATCGTCGTGCCGTCTCCGGTCAAGTCGAACCCGACCAGTGCCGCTGTGCGCAAGGGCGACACCGACTTCGTCGCGTTCGTCGATGGGCAACTGGCGGACTACTACCAGTCGGGCCAGATCCAGACCTGGTACGAGGAATTCCTCTCCGGTTTCGGTCTCGATCCGAAATCAGCCCCGCCGATCATCAAGGAACTCCTCTGA
- a CDS encoding IS5 family transposase, which translates to MHRSSGQLGFGESFLDPGLGRNQRLDAIDAAIDWEPLDRLVRVLYSAGEGRPSYRPLTMVKALLLQQWYGLSDVRLEEALSDTLSYRRFVGLSLEDGTPDHSTISRFRTALCRHELDAALFEEVLGQLEAKGMVLKEGTLLDATLVTAQARRPGREAGMGGKSSHDPDADWTRKNGRSHFGYKAHVAVDQGSGVIRQAILTPAKTSESEVADDLICGDERAVYADKAYEHKERRARLKAAGIKDRVMHRNHRYQAALPYWQKRRNALIAPIRAAVERVFGTLKRSYGYERVRYVGLKRNATQFRLLCLAFNLKKAAKLSA; encoded by the coding sequence ATGCATCGTTCGAGTGGTCAGCTTGGGTTTGGCGAAAGCTTTTTGGATCCCGGCTTAGGCCGCAATCAGCGTCTGGATGCCATCGACGCCGCGATTGACTGGGAGCCTTTGGATCGTCTTGTGCGTGTGCTTTACAGCGCTGGTGAAGGACGTCCGAGCTATCGTCCTCTGACGATGGTCAAGGCGCTGTTGCTGCAGCAATGGTACGGTTTGTCCGATGTGCGTTTGGAAGAGGCCTTGTCTGACACGCTTTCTTATCGTCGTTTTGTGGGTCTGTCGCTGGAAGATGGCACGCCGGATCACTCGACCATCAGCCGCTTCCGCACGGCCCTGTGCCGTCACGAGCTTGATGCAGCCTTGTTTGAGGAGGTTTTGGGTCAACTGGAAGCCAAGGGCATGGTGCTGAAAGAAGGGACATTGCTGGATGCCACACTGGTCACGGCTCAGGCACGGCGGCCGGGGCGGGAGGCTGGCATGGGAGGCAAATCCTCGCACGATCCGGACGCGGACTGGACGCGCAAGAATGGGCGTTCCCATTTTGGCTACAAGGCTCATGTTGCCGTCGATCAGGGATCAGGCGTCATTCGCCAGGCCATTCTGACCCCGGCGAAAACCTCCGAAAGCGAGGTAGCTGACGATCTTATCTGTGGCGACGAACGGGCTGTGTATGCGGACAAGGCTTATGAGCACAAAGAGCGCCGCGCCAGGCTCAAGGCAGCTGGCATCAAGGACCGTGTGATGCACCGGAACCATCGATATCAAGCGGCTCTGCCATACTGGCAGAAGCGGCGCAATGCTCTGATCGCTCCCATTCGCGCTGCCGTGGAGCGCGTATTTGGAACGCTCAAACGAAGTTATGGATATGAGCGTGTGCGCTATGTCGGACTGAAGCGCAACGCAACTCAGTTCCGCCTGCTCTGTCTCGCCTTCAACCTCAAAAAAGCGGCAAAGCTGAGCGCATAA